Within Dysosmobacter sp. Marseille-Q4140, the genomic segment TGGTCCTCTGCCGTGCACGCGCCGATATGCGCCCATGTGCCGGAGAAAAGCGGCATGAACACCTATATTTTTAGGAGGAACATCCATGGATCTCATCAAGGAACTGAACAAAGAGACTCTGGCAAACGAAGTGCCCCAGGTCAAGATCGGCGACACCGTCCGCGTGCACGTGAAGGTCAAGGAAGGCTCCCGCGAGCGTATCCAGATCTTCGAGGGCACCGTCATCGCCAAGAAGCACGGCGGCATCGAGGAGACCATCACCGTCCGCCGCATCTCTTACGGCGTGGGCGTGGAGAAGGTCTTCCCCATCCACTCTCCCTCCATCGCCACCATCGAGGTGGTCCGCAACGGCGCTGTCCGGCGCGCGAAGCTGTACTACCTGCGCGGCCGCGTTGGCAAGGGCGCCAAGGTCAAGGAGAAGCTCTAAGAGAGACAAAGAGAGAGGCGAAAGCCTCTCTTTTTTGTTGTCCGGGAGAAATCGCGCCGTCCCGCGGGATTTGGCTTGTGATTTGAGCGGTTCTTTGCTATACTATATAAGATTATTCTGGATCACCATGGGCTTCGGCCCGGGGGATCGTTGACCGAGGAGAGACGACATGAGCGAAAACGAGCAGGACAAGCGCCTGGAGGAGACCGCCGGGGAGGAACCGGCCAGGGAGGAAAAGAGCGGCCGGGAGGCCTATGAGTGGGTCCAGGCCCTGGTGTGCTCCGTGCTGGCGGTGGTGGTGCTGTTCACCTTCGTCATCCGGCTGATCGGCGTGGACGGCCACTCCATGGTGCCCACCCTCCAGGACGGGGACCGGCTGCTGGTGACCACGTCGCTGCTCAGCGGCGAGTACCGCTACGGAGACATCGTCATCATCCAGAAGGGCACCTTTGCCGACGGCGACCCCATCGTCAAGCGGGTCATCGCCACGGAGGGCCAGACCGTGGACATCGACTTTGCAAACGGCATCGTCTATGTGGACGGCGAGGCTCTGGACGAGCCCTACATCAACGAGCCCACCTACACCGACGAGGGCACGGAGTTCCCCCTGACGGTGCCGGAGGGGTCCATCTTCGTCATGGGCGACAACCGTAACCGCAGCGACGACAGCCGCAACGCGGAGCTGGGCACTGTGGATACCCGGTATGTCATCGGCCGGGCGGTGTTTTTGCTGTTCCCCGGCGCCGACGAGGCGACGGGGAAGCGGAACTTCGGCCGCATCGGCCTGATCGGCGGGGTGGAAGCATGAACATTCAGTGGTATCCCGGTCACATGACCAAGACCCGGCGGATGATCGCCGAGCAGCTGAAGAACGTGGACGCGGTGTGCGAGATCCTGGACGCCCGGATCCCCATTTCCAGCCGGAACCCGGACGTGGATGAGCTGACGGCGGGCAAGCCCCGGCTGGTGGTCCTCAACCGGGTGGACCAGGCGGACCGGTCCTCCACGGACCGCTGGGCCGCCTACTTCCGGAACAGGGGCTACGCGGTGATGGAGTCCGACGCCAGGAGCGGCCAGGGCACCGCCCGGTTCGCCGGGGCGGTCCGGGAGCTGCTGGCGGAGAAGATCCGGGCCTACGAGGAAAAGGGCCAGAACCGGGTGCTGCGGGTGATGATCCTGGGCATCCCCAACGTGGGCAAGTCCACCTTTATCAATCGTGTCGCCGGCCGCAAGACCGCCAAGACCGAGGACCGGCCCGGCGTCACCCGCTCCAAGCAGTGGGTGCCCATCGACCGGAACCTGGAGCTGCTGGACACGCCGGGCATCCTCTGGCCCAAGTTCGAGGACCAGAGCGTAGGGCTGAACCTGGCCTACACCGGCGCTGTCAAGGACGATATCTTAGACACGGAGACCCTGGGCTGCCACCTGATGGCCTACCTGGGGACCCGCTATCCGGAGCCCCTGGCCGCCGCCTACAAGCTGCCCGCCCTTCCCGCGCGGGAGGATGGGGAGAACGACATCGCCTGGGGCTACCGGCTGCTGGAGGCCGCCGGGCGCAAGCGGGGCTTTTTGATCTCCGGCGGGGAAGTGGACACGGAGCGGATGGCCAGGATCCTGCTGGACGAGTTCCGGGGCGGCAAGCTGGGACGCTTTACCCTGGAGCTGCCGGAGGACCTGTAAGAGCACAGGAGGTGAACGGACCGTGTGGATCGCCAACGCCGCCATGGCGGCCGTGTTCGTGCTGCTGGGCGTGCTCTTTTCCCGGGGAAAGGGCGCCTTTCTGATCGCCGGGTACAACACCGCCTCTGCGGCGGAGAGGGCCCGGTACGATGAAAAGGCCCTGTGCCGCTTCATGGGCAAGCTGATGTTTTTGCTGGCCGCCTGTCAGGCGGTCATGGGTCTGGGCGCGGCCTGGGCCGGGATGTGGCTTTACTGGCTTGGCATCGGACTGTTCCTGGCGTCGGCCCTGGGCGGCGCGATCTACGCCAACACCGGCGGCCGGTTTTTGAAGCGGACGAAGGGGGAGTGACCATGGAGCGCACAGGCAGTGCGGACTGGTCCGAACGGTCCGCGAAGCTGGCCTTCTGGATGCTGGGCATCCATACTCTGACCCTCTGGGCGTGCCTGAGCTGGGAGGAAGAGCGGGCGTGGCTGCGGCTTGCCCTGCTGGCGGCCTATGCCCTTTGCCTGTGGCAGCTGGACCGGGCCCTCTGGCGTCTCTGCAGCCGCCGGGCCGCCCGCTCCCTGAGCGGCTACTGGCTGGCGGCCACGCTGTGCGCCGGCGCCTGGATGATCTGGGGCGAGCAGTGGCTGGGCGGCTGCGGCGACATTCTGCTGGTGCTGCTCAGCGCCGCCATCCTGCCGTACGGGCAGATCTTCTCCAGGTACTACGGAGGCTGGCCCTGGGAAAACAGCGGCCTGACCGCCGCCGTGGGGGCCGCCGCGGTGCTGTTTTGGTGCCTTGCGCACCTGCTGTGGTATGTCCGGCTCAGCCGCCGGGGAAGCGCGCCGTGAGCGCGGCGGGCGGGAACACTTTACACCAATACTGCCGGAGGGGTTATGAGCGCTGTCTGCCTTCTGAAGAATTTTGACGGGACCATGCCGCGCCTGGAAGTGCTGCCGGACGGCGAACGGACCCGGGTGCTGCTGCACACGCGGTACTGGGACCGGGAGGACCGGCTGGTTTCCGCGGACGTGGAATTTTCCGATGTGGCGGCGGTGCGGTTTTCCGTGAACTATCTGGGCAGTTCCGCCGGCTCGGAGCTCTTCGGCCTGTATGAGCTGGCCGGTGAGGAGGAAAAGCTGCGGCTGCTGAAGGAGAACTTTGACGGACGGCGCCGGGATTTCCTCCTGACCGGCTATGACTGGCAGGCGGAGGACCCCGCGGATCTGCCCAACTGTATGGACCCTCTGGAGCGATTCGACCCGGCGGACTACCATCTGTACCAGCAGCAGACGGAGGGCGGGGTCTATCAGATCCTGGCCCGGACGTGGAGACTGAAGGAGCGTTGAGCGTGGAGCTGTGGACCTATGAGCGTGAACAGTGGGCCGCGGGGTATGAGACCGTCTGCGGCGTGGACGAGGCGGGGGCCGGGCCCCTGGCGGGGCCGGTGTACGCCGCCGCCGTCATCCTGCCCCGGGAAGTCGAGATCCCCGGCCTGAACGACTCCAAAAAACTGACGGAGAAGAAGCGGGAGGCCCTGTACGGCCTCATCACCGCCCAGGCGGTGGCGTACAGTGTGGCCCGGGTCGAGGCGGAGGAGATCGACGAAATGGACATCCTCAACGCCCGGATGCTGGCCATGAACCGGGCCATCGCGGGCCTTTCCCAGACGCCGGACCTGTGCCTGATCGACGGCAACCGGGACCACGGCAGTTCCGTGGCTATTACCGCGCCCCACCGGTGCATCGTGGGCGGCGACGGGAAGAGCGCCTCCATCGCGGCGGCCTCCATCCTGGCCAAGGTCAGCCGGGACCGCTATGTGTCCACGGAGCTGGAGGCCCAGTACCCCCAGTATCAGTTTGCAAAGCACAAGGGCTACGGCACGAAGCTGCACTACGCCATGCTGGACCAGTACGGCCCGTGTCCCGCCCACCGGCGGACGTTCCTCAAAAAGTGGGAGGCGCGGAAGCCATGACCGGCCGAAAGGACCTGGGGAACCGGGGCGAGGCCGAGGTGGCCCGCTATCTGCGCAAACGGGGCTGCACGCTGCTGGCCAGCCAGTGGCGCTGCCGGTACGGGGAGCTGGACCTGGTGGCCCGGGACCGCAGCGGCACCGTCTGCTTCGTGGAGGTAAAGCTCCGCCAAACGGGGGGAATGTCTCTGCCCCGGGAGGCGGTGGACCTCCGGAAGCAGCAGCGCCTGCGCAGCGCCGCGGCGCTGTACCTGAGCCAGCACGAGATCGACGCCCCCGCCCGCTTCGACGTGGCGGAGGTCTACACCGACGAAAACCACCGGATCACCGGCGTGACGTATCTTGCGGACGCGTTCCGGTGACCGGCGGAGGAGATAGAAAAATCAATCGTGGAGGTTTTGCCATTATGAAGTATCTGAGCACACGGGACCGCTCCGTCCGCCTGGACGCGGCGGAGGCCATCGAGATGGGTCTGAGCCGGGACGGCGGACTGCTGACCCCCTGCGAGATCCCCCAGATCGACGAGGCCTTTTTGAACAGCCTGGTCCACGTCCGCTATCAGGAGCGGGCCGCCAAGGTCATGGCGCTGTACCTGACCGACTACACCGAGGCGGAGCTGCTGACCTTTGCTGAGAACGCCTACGGCCGGTCGAAGTTCGACACCGGCGCCGTGGCCCCCGTCCGCACCCTGGACGAGACC encodes:
- the rplS gene encoding 50S ribosomal protein L19 codes for the protein MDLIKELNKETLANEVPQVKIGDTVRVHVKVKEGSRERIQIFEGTVIAKKHGGIEETITVRRISYGVGVEKVFPIHSPSIATIEVVRNGAVRRAKLYYLRGRVGKGAKVKEKL
- the ylqF gene encoding ribosome biogenesis GTPase YlqF, producing the protein MNIQWYPGHMTKTRRMIAEQLKNVDAVCEILDARIPISSRNPDVDELTAGKPRLVVLNRVDQADRSSTDRWAAYFRNRGYAVMESDARSGQGTARFAGAVRELLAEKIRAYEEKGQNRVLRVMILGIPNVGKSTFINRVAGRKTAKTEDRPGVTRSKQWVPIDRNLELLDTPGILWPKFEDQSVGLNLAYTGAVKDDILDTETLGCHLMAYLGTRYPEPLAAAYKLPALPAREDGENDIAWGYRLLEAAGRKRGFLISGGEVDTERMARILLDEFRGGKLGRFTLELPEDL
- a CDS encoding DUF3784 domain-containing protein, which encodes MWIANAAMAAVFVLLGVLFSRGKGAFLIAGYNTASAAERARYDEKALCRFMGKLMFLLAACQAVMGLGAAWAGMWLYWLGIGLFLASALGGAIYANTGGRFLKRTKGE
- a CDS encoding ribonuclease HII — protein: MELWTYEREQWAAGYETVCGVDEAGAGPLAGPVYAAAVILPREVEIPGLNDSKKLTEKKREALYGLITAQAVAYSVARVEAEEIDEMDILNARMLAMNRAIAGLSQTPDLCLIDGNRDHGSSVAITAPHRCIVGGDGKSASIAAASILAKVSRDRYVSTELEAQYPQYQFAKHKGYGTKLHYAMLDQYGPCPAHRRTFLKKWEARKP
- the lepB gene encoding signal peptidase I — translated: MSENEQDKRLEETAGEEPAREEKSGREAYEWVQALVCSVLAVVVLFTFVIRLIGVDGHSMVPTLQDGDRLLVTTSLLSGEYRYGDIVIIQKGTFADGDPIVKRVIATEGQTVDIDFANGIVYVDGEALDEPYINEPTYTDEGTEFPLTVPEGSIFVMGDNRNRSDDSRNAELGTVDTRYVIGRAVFLLFPGADEATGKRNFGRIGLIGGVEA
- a CDS encoding YraN family protein, encoding MTGRKDLGNRGEAEVARYLRKRGCTLLASQWRCRYGELDLVARDRSGTVCFVEVKLRQTGGMSLPREAVDLRKQQRLRSAAALYLSQHEIDAPARFDVAEVYTDENHRITGVTYLADAFR